GTGAGATCGTTCTGGGTGAATACGGTGTCGATCAGGGAACTGCCTTCCAGGGTAGTGACGTGACCGCTACTGTTGCCGAGGGAGATACGGTTGAACTCCGCTCGGGCGACGCTGACGAGAACTCTTTCGTTAGCCAATTCAACAACGATGACGGTACGGTTACCATCGATACCAGCGATCTCGAAGGTGACTATGTCCTTCGTGTCAACGACGAAGACATAGAAAGCACCGAATTCGAAGTCGCCGAGCAGACGCTCGACGCACAGTGGAGTTCGGACAGCGTCGTCAGAGGCGACAGCGCTGACCTCGAACTCGACTCCAACCGCCAAGGTTACGATATCGAACTGACCTCCGAGGAACTCGATGCGACCGAGATCCAGAGCCTCTTCGGTGACGATGTTACCGTTAGTACCGACGAGGACGGTAACGACGTCGCTCAGGTTGAGGACATCTCCAGCAGCGAATCGCTGACGGCGAACTTCGCTGATGACGCCGATGTCGGTAACGTCAGTATCACGGCTTCGGCCACTGATACGACCGCCGAGGACAACGCGACCATCTCCGTCGAGGAGCAGGGCGATGCCGACATCTCCTTCGATTCCTCGACGTACTCCGAAGAAGCCGGTGACATCGTTGAGTTCACCGTTGAGATGGACAACACCGACAACGGTGTCGTGACCATCGAAGAAGACGGCGGTAACTACTGGGCCGACCTCTACGTCGAACCCGCGGAGGGTGAGGACGAGGTGACGGTTCAGTTCAACACGTATCAGGCTGGACACAGCGACGGTAGCGCGTTCTCCACGGAGAACGACGACGCGAACGTCGATGTCATCGACGAGCGATCTCTAGACGCAGGTGACGATACCTACCGTCTCCTCCCCGGTGACTTCGACATGGGTGTTCACCTGACTGGTGCACAGGACAGCGACAACGTTCCTCAGCTCGGTGACGCTGGGGATTACGAGGGGGACAACCCCGAGCGCGTTGACACTGACTCTCTCGACGAGGTCGGCGTTGCGACCCTCGTCCTGAACGACCGCTCGACGGGTGACGCCACGGTCGGCACCGCACCCGCTGACGTTGATCTCGAGGACGTCGAGACGATCAACAACGAGACGACCGTCGCCGACGAGATCGCCAAAGACGACAAGGCCGTCGTGCAGTTCGACGCCTCGGGTGTCTTCGGCTATCTCAGCGAATGGACGAACGAAAACGGCATTCTTGACCTCAGCTCCCTTGAGGAGGATGAGAACCTGGATGTCGCACTGAACATCAACCAAACCAACCCCGCACAGTACGAGAGCGGTGAACGTCTCACCGGTGAGGACGTCACCATCGTGACTGACGCGGAGAACAACCGCATCTTCGCGGTCCTGGACACCTCGGAGAATAACATTGAGGCCGGAGACGAGTACGACGCGAGTCTCACCATCGACGGTGAGAACTACGTCAGCTCCTACTCCGACAGCGATGACAACGAGGTCTCCGACACGAGCTTCAGCGTGGTCGAGCGCAACATCGAGGTCACCGGTGACTTCGAGGGCGACGACGACGAGGAAGTTCTGCAGGTCGAGAACGGTGAGGAAGCCAACATCACCGGCGAGTCCAACGCCGCACCCGGTACGGACGTGCAGATCCGACTGCGCGCCACCGGTGACAACCCGTTCCTAGAGACCCAGACCGCTGAAGTCGGCGAGGACGGCGACATCGACGCCTCCTTCGACCTCAGCGACTACGATGAAGGCCAGAACTTCACGGTCCGCATGACCGACGACAGCGGTGCTGAGGACGTGCAAGACGAGGTCAACGCGGTCCTCGTCGAGGACGTCGGCCAGCCCCACTCGGTGACGGTCACCGTCGAGGACGCTGACGGCAACGCGGTCTCCGGCGCCGACGTCTCGGTCGCCGACCAGACCGAGACCACCGACGACGACGGTCAAGTGACCTTCGAACTCTGGCACGGCGAGTACGACGTCACCGCCACCCACGATGGTGAGGAGACGACCGGTACCCTGACCATCAACGATGAAGACGACACCACCGACGAGGGCACGCTGGTCCTCGGCGAGGAGAACGAGAACATCAACGACGGTGACGATCAGAACCAGGACGATAACAACAACGACGACCAGAATCAGGACGACAACAACAACGACGATCGGAACAACGACGACAACAACAACGACGATCGGAACAACGACGACAACAACCAGGGCGGTTCCGACGACGGTAGCGACGGCGGGGACAGCTCCAACGACGGAGACGGCTCCGACGACGATGGCGACAGCGAGGATCAGCCCGGCTTCGGCATCGCCGTGGCCCTGATCGCGCTGCTGGCAGCGGCCGGCATCGCCATGCGAAACCGCGCCTGAACACCGACGACCGACCGGATTCCCTGTCCGGTCCCCGCTGACGCACTCCACCTTTTTTCGAGCGCTACCCGGAAAGCGGCGCCGCTATTTCAAATTACGGCGGAGAACCCAACAGACATATTATGTAAGCGACCCACGGGTCGGATATGCTCCCCGACCTGACACCGATAACCGACACCCTCGTCTGGATCGTCATGGGCGGGTTCGTCGCGGGGATCGCAGTCGACCGGCGCGACCGCCCGAGCGCGCGGTCGGTCACGGCCCTCGCATGGGCCGGGTTCGCGCTGTTCTGGCTGTTGATGGTCCCGTTTTTCGTCTTCGAGCACCGCAGCATCGTCGAGGCGGTCCTCGCGGCGGTCGCCGTCCCGGCCTGTGGCTACGTCGCCTACCGACTCCACGGGGGGCGGGATTCGCTGTTGATCCTCTCGCGGGCGGTCGGCGTCATGGGGCTGATCTACCTCCCCTTCGGCGCGATCCCGCTCTTTCACGACACGCTCATCGAGATCGTCGCGAACCAGACCCACGCCGGCCTCCAGTTGCTCGGATCGACGCCCGCCTTCGAGACCGACGAGGCGGGCCTGCGAAACACCTTCGCGTTCACCCTCGATTCGGGCCGGGAGTACTCGACGCGGATCGTCTTCGCCTGTACGGGCATCGGCAGCATGGCCATCTTCGGCGGGCTGATCGCGGCGGTTCGAGCCCCCATCGAGCGCCGCCTCGCCGCGCTCGTGGTCGCGGTCTCGACCATCTGGGTGCTCAACATCGGACGCAACGTCTTCATCGCCTACTCGATCGGCCACCAGCTGTTCGACCAGGCGGCGCTCGCCGGTCCCGTGATGTGGCTGTTCGGGGTCGAGGACCCGATCCGGGTGTCGTTTTTCGTCGCCGACCGGATCCTCTCACAGGGGCTTGCGGTGGTCGCGTTGCTGGCTATCGCGTGGGTCGTCGTGAAGGTGCTTCCCGAACTGTACGTGATCGTCGAGGACCTGGTCTACCTCGTTACCGGCGAGGAGTACGACCTCGCTCGTGGGCGCGGGCGATGACCCGGGACCGGATCAGCCGACGCCGGGTGCTTGGGGCGCTCGGCGTCGGCGGCCTCGGGCTCGGGTCGGCGAAGGCGATCGACAACGTCGTCCTCGGCTACGGCGTGGGCGGCGGGACGAACCTCCGGGAACAGGACCTCGACCCGCTGCTCGCCGAGAACCGCCAGTTCGGGGGTCGGATCGAGGACGGCGGGACGACATACCACGTCGACGAAGACGGGCTGTGGATCGAACGGGACGACGACCGGCGGCGCCATCCCTTCGACGAACGCCCCGGCGACCTCGCGGGGGACGCGCTGGCGCTGTTTCGCGACGCCGCAACACTGGTTGCCGAGACGACCTACGAGTACCACACCATGGCGGAGTTTTTCGAGCGGCTCGGCGAGGCGACCCCACGCCCGCTTGCGACGGCGGCCCTTCGCGGGAGCGTCTCGAACCCGGTTGCGCCCGCGGTCGTCGAACGGTTCTGTGGCGTCTCGCCGGCGAACGGTGCAAAGCTCCTCGAAGGGCTCAAGGAGGGCTTTCGCGAATACGGCCACTACGATATCCCCCGGTACGTCGCGGGCTCCGTCGAGGACAACATCGTCATCGGCAGGGTCGATCTGCGTGCGCCCTTCGAGGGACCGACCGACATCGAGACGCTCATCGAAGACGGCTCGACCGGTCTGTTCTGTTACGAACTGAGCGACCGGGCGATCGAGGCGATCCACTCGGTGGCCGCGACCGACCAGCGCCCGCCGCTTGCGGCTTTCTGGGTGCGCGACCGGCGCCACAAGCACGTCTACAACGGACTGGCGAGCGTGGTGCGCGATGACGGGCGGCTACGCGTGCCCGTGACCTTCCTCGATTACACCCACTCGACGCTGTACGACGACCTGCGGGCGAAGTGGGTCGTGGGCGAGGGACTCGACGCCTACGGGCGCAGACACCGCGCCGACGAGATCTACTGGAGCGTGTGAGCAACCGACGGCTCACGACTACAACTACAACTGCAGCCAACCGGTCGTCATCCCGCTATCGCGCAGGTACCAGCGCTGATAGAGGGTGTCCCCGCGCAGGCAGAGTTCGATCACCGCGTCGAACAGCGGTTCGAGCAGCGCGACCGTCCGGTTCGAGCGCTCGGTCGTGAGGTGGTAGTGGGCCATCCCGTCGACCGAGCGAACGCGATGGGTCAGCAGGTGTAAGAACCGAAAGAGCGATTCGGGGTCGTACTCCGAAACCAGGGGTGTAAGTGAGTCGAAACAGAGCCTGAGTTCCGCCGCCGAGAGCCCGCTGCTTGTCGCCTCGAACTCCGTGATGGCCTCCGAGATCGCGAGTCCGAGCGATCCGAGTCCCTCCTCGACGGACCGTTCGGGGACCGACTCGGGGAACGGAGACGACGAGTCCGAGGAGACGCTGCGGCTGGTCGCCTCGTATCGGACGACCGAACAGCGCGAGGGGTCCTCACAGCCGGCCGACAGACGGGTCGGGTCGGGCCCACAGGGGTCCGCACGGACGAACAGGCGGCGACGCGCCTGCGCGGAGGTCTCGCCGAGGAACTGTCGACAGGCCGCCTCGTGGGCGTCAGGCATCCGCGAACCGACGACGAGGAGGTTCGAACCGTGCTGTTTGAGCGCGTCGAGTTCCTGAACGAGCGCCGTCGTCTCCTCGTATGCCGATCCATCGGCGCCGTGCTCTCGTGGCATCCTCTCGGCGTAGTTTCAATGGATTAAAATATAAACGTTGCGCCTTTTCCTGCATCCGGCGAGCGGAACTGTCGTGATCACCGGACTCGGGCGCTCAAAGCGGGCGTTCGACTGGAAGCGGTTCGCGTCGGCCCGAGGGTTCGTCCGGGTAGCGAGAACCGGGCGGAGGGGAGGATGTCGGAAAACGGTCGATAGACTTTTGTTCGATATCGCTGATATTACACCGTGACGCGATGAGCCGATCGGCTTCGAGTGAACAGTCAGCGGCGATCCGCTTCGAGTACGACGACGGAACGCTCGGCGTCGTCGATACGGTCGAGCGACGGCGGTATTCCCTCTCGCTGGCAGGGTCGAACCGACCGACGCGGACCGATGGGGCGACGTTCCGATTCCCCGTTGACAGCGCCGTCACCGTCGATACGGAGGCGATCGTGCTCCCGACGGGGATCACGGTCTACGTCCGCGACGTCGAGGGTCGGATGCTGGCGGAGACCCGCCACACCGCCCAGCAGTCGTTCCCGGAGGGTAGTTACAGCCTCGAGTTGTGCGCGCCGATGAAGATCTACGTTCGGGTCGAGGGTCCGTTCGAGATCGGTTCGGACGCCGAGCGAACGACGATCAGCCTCCCGGAGCGCACGACGGTGTCGATCGGCGCGCGATCGAAACACGACCGACCGGCGGCGACGGTCACGACGACGGACGACCCCGAGGACGTCATGGCGGCGATCTCGACGTTCGGGTCGGCGCTGAAGACGACCAGTCCCGAGCGGTCGTATCCGACCCTCCGGGGCCACCCTCCGACGCTCGAACGCGGATCGACGCTCTCGATCCCGGACGGCCTCACCCCACCGGAAACGGGGATCACGATCGAGGTACCGGCGACGCTGCGCCACGCGTACGTGGTCGCCCCGCTGGCGTACTACCTCGGTGCGACCGTCGAACCCGGCGACCGCCCGCTGATCCGCACCGACTCGGGGTTCGTCCACCCGATGGGAACCGACGGGACGTTCGAATCGGCCGTCGAACGGACGTTGAAGCAGTCGTTCTTGCTCGATTGTGTGACGCGAACCGAGGGGCTGTACCCGATCGACCTCCACGAGCGTCGGGCGATCGAGCCCCACGTCGATCTCGATTTCGCGACGCTGTACGACCGGCCCATCGGCGATCGGCTGGAGGCGTATCTGTCAGTCCCGTACCCGACGATCGAACCACATCTCCCGGAGTGGAAACTCACCTCCCACGTCGCGCCGTTTCCCGCAAGCATCGAGATGCTGCCGTTTCTGGTCGACGACCTCGCGGTGATCCGGACGCCCGACGTCCGCCGACCCGCACCGACCCGGTCGGAGACGACCGCGATCGAGGGTTTTCTCCGGAATTCGACGCCACAGAACACCCGGAAAGCGACCGCCGCGGCGAGCGCCGCGCCGGAGTCGTACGTCGAACCGAGACGAACCGAATCGCTCGAACACGCCTGGGTCGGCGACGAGACGCCGATGGGTGCGAGCAAGGCGACGCCACAGGCCTACCGCAACCGTCTCGCACGCGAGCAGTCGGGCGGCGATATCTCGATCGCCGTCGTCTGTAACGACCCGCAGATGGACGAGGAGCGCGACCTCGTCGACGACGTTTACGGATCGCGCGAGGAACTGCCCTTCGAGGTGGCCATCCACAGGGACCTCACCCGCGAGGAGCTCTCTACCGTCCTCGAAACCGACGTCGACTTCCTCCACTACGTCGGCCACATCGAACCGGACGGCTTCGAGTGTTCGGACGGGCGACTCGACGCGAGAAGCCTCGAAACCGTCGGGGTCGACGCGTTCTTGCTGAACGGCTGTCGGTCCTACGATCAGGGAATGGCCCTGATCGACGGCGGTGCTATCGGCGGGATCGTCACACTGACCGACGTGATCAACACCGGCGCGGTCACGATCGGGTCGGCGCTGGCGCGCCTGCTTAACAACGGCTTTCCGCTTCGTGCCGCCCTCGAAGTCGCCAAGGACGAGGACGTCGCCGGCGAGCAGTACATTGTCGTCGGGGACGGCGGGATGTCGGTGACACAGGCGGAGGGCGGTGTCGCCCTCCTGTGTACGGTTGAGAAGAGCGGAGACGGGTACGACGTGAAGCTGAAGACATACCCGACGAACGTGGAAGGAATGGGTAGTATCGTGTATCCGACGATCGGCCAAAACAGGGAACACTACATCAACTCCGGCAGCCTGCGGGAGTTCGAGTGCACTACGGACGAACTACAGGATTTCTTTGTGGATTCACGATTGCCGATCCGAGTTGGCGGCGATCTTTACTGGAGCGATCAGGTTTCGATCGAGGACTTCTAATCAGGGCCCTGCGGTAACGTAGGCCCCGCCCGCTGCCGCGTTCCCGGCCTGCGTCAGCAACAGCAGGAGGGTAAACAGGACACCGGTCATTCGTGGGTGGTTCGCCAGGTACGTTTTGAGGTTGTCTTCCGACATCGCAACAGATCCATGGTCTGCAACTGATATGAATTTATTCGAATATTGAAGACACTAAATATAGTCATTTAACTTAAAACAAATAAGTAACAAAAATGTTGCTATTTTAATAAGTAGCCGAATCGATGGGGGGGAGAGCCGTCTCCACCAGCATGTTGAACATAAAGGATGAAATGTCTGTCGGTATTATTTACATATTTTACTTATGTGTTCTTTGAAATCGTATTAGATCTATCAATAGATACTACCGATAGTTCTCACCGATTAAGTAATGTCAGTTAATATACCAACATCAACGAAGGAAAGCGGTCGTTTCGGCGGTCGAATACGAGGACCCCGTCGGGCAACTCAAGGAGCGTGCGAGTGCGGTCGGAGTACGACCGTTCGGAAACCGTCTCGGTGAGTTGGGCGGGTCGTCGCCGACCGGGGACGACGGAGCCGATCGTAAGTCCGTGTTACGGATTCGAGTAGGGTTCGCGATAGACGTCTGTCGCCACTCCCATTGAGGAGTTTTTACTCGCTTTCGCTCGCAGGGACGAGGACGGTTCGGTCTTCACTCGATCGGGTATGGCTCTCAGATCCGAGTCGCGTAAAACGGGGATGCCGCCTCCCGGATTTGAACCGGGGACAGCTCGATCTTCAGTCGAGTGCTCTCCCAGTCTGAGCTAAGGCGGCCCGTCCGAAGCGACGGCGAGCGCCCCAAAAAGGATTTCGAAAGGCACCGGGGCGACCCAGTGTAGCGGGATAGCGGTCAGCACCGTACCAAATCAGTCGCGTTAACGTGGCCGTAAGGCGGTACGCCCGATGGAGGAGAGGGCGTCCCACGACGGGGCGAGACCGTATAACGTCCGGGTCGGTGACGAATTATGGTAGTAATAGTAACCACCGGACGGATCCGACTGTCGTATATGAGGACTCGTGTCCGCTGTCGTGGGGTCGAAACTGTATCTTTCGCCACGGCGGACCGCAGCATTGAATCCCCCTGCCCGTCCAGTGGAAAGTATGGTCGGTCAGCAAGAGGTGGCTGAGCGAATGGTCGGGCTCCGAGGAGCCGTCGGCCACGAGCTGCCGACGACGGGGTCGACGGTTCCCGAACGCGGCGTCGCGTCCGAACAGCACGAGGGTGACGTGTCGATACAGCTCAGTACGCATCCGCTGCTTTCGGGCGAACAGCCCGCCAAAACCGATGACGGGGTCGATATCTGGTTGCTCGGCGAGGTCTACGGGTTCGACGACAGCGCAGTCGGTGGGTCGACGGGCCACACGCCACGACCGAAACGCCGCGACAGCGTCCGGTACTGTGCGGACCTGTACGCCGAACACGGCCGCGCGTTCGTCCGCGGCCTCAACGGCAACTGCGTCGGGATCATCCACGATCCAGAGGCCGGGACCCTCTCGATTTTCACCGACCGTCTCGGCTCGGTCCCGATCTACCACGCGACCCCCGGCGACGGGATC
The DNA window shown above is from Halalkalicoccus jeotgali B3 and carries:
- a CDS encoding carboxypeptidase-like regulatory domain-containing protein; amino-acid sequence: MKQEHTLREKGQALFLAALMVLSVFAMSAAFAGSAAAAATDVSLTSSSVDAGDGSATTGITVTADESYTNYAYAIVDQNGDVVASDDTVLETAGNSHTFSDVAVDGLEAGEYSVVAEASADAAAATTGQSVGDFGDGNVEAALTVNPETHSLTVNVNEGDGTTISDADVTVSQDGTEIDSASSDSASFDLEDGTYTVTVEDENFVNTQQEITIDGADDTREIVLGEYGVDQGTAFQGSDVTATVAEGDTVELRSGDADENSFVSQFNNDDGTVTIDTSDLEGDYVLRVNDEDIESTEFEVAEQTLDAQWSSDSVVRGDSADLELDSNRQGYDIELTSEELDATEIQSLFGDDVTVSTDEDGNDVAQVEDISSSESLTANFADDADVGNVSITASATDTTAEDNATISVEEQGDADISFDSSTYSEEAGDIVEFTVEMDNTDNGVVTIEEDGGNYWADLYVEPAEGEDEVTVQFNTYQAGHSDGSAFSTENDDANVDVIDERSLDAGDDTYRLLPGDFDMGVHLTGAQDSDNVPQLGDAGDYEGDNPERVDTDSLDEVGVATLVLNDRSTGDATVGTAPADVDLEDVETINNETTVADEIAKDDKAVVQFDASGVFGYLSEWTNENGILDLSSLEEDENLDVALNINQTNPAQYESGERLTGEDVTIVTDAENNRIFAVLDTSENNIEAGDEYDASLTIDGENYVSSYSDSDDNEVSDTSFSVVERNIEVTGDFEGDDDEEVLQVENGEEANITGESNAAPGTDVQIRLRATGDNPFLETQTAEVGEDGDIDASFDLSDYDEGQNFTVRMTDDSGAEDVQDEVNAVLVEDVGQPHSVTVTVEDADGNAVSGADVSVADQTETTDDDGQVTFELWHGEYDVTATHDGEETTGTLTINDEDDTTDEGTLVLGEENENINDGDDQNQDDNNNDDQNQDDNNNDDRNNDDNNNDDRNNDDNNQGGSDDGSDGGDSSNDGDGSDDDGDSEDQPGFGIAVALIALLAAAGIAMRNRA
- the artA gene encoding archaeosortase A; protein product: MLPDLTPITDTLVWIVMGGFVAGIAVDRRDRPSARSVTALAWAGFALFWLLMVPFFVFEHRSIVEAVLAAVAVPACGYVAYRLHGGRDSLLILSRAVGVMGLIYLPFGAIPLFHDTLIEIVANQTHAGLQLLGSTPAFETDEAGLRNTFAFTLDSGREYSTRIVFACTGIGSMAIFGGLIAAVRAPIERRLAALVVAVSTIWVLNIGRNVFIAYSIGHQLFDQAALAGPVMWLFGVEDPIRVSFFVADRILSQGLAVVALLAIAWVVVKVLPELYVIVEDLVYLVTGEEYDLARGRGR
- a CDS encoding DUF7504 family protein, with product MPREHGADGSAYEETTALVQELDALKQHGSNLLVVGSRMPDAHEAACRQFLGETSAQARRRLFVRADPCGPDPTRLSAGCEDPSRCSVVRYEATSRSVSSDSSSPFPESVPERSVEEGLGSLGLAISEAITEFEATSSGLSAAELRLCFDSLTPLVSEYDPESLFRFLHLLTHRVRSVDGMAHYHLTTERSNRTVALLEPLFDAVIELCLRGDTLYQRWYLRDSGMTTGWLQL
- a CDS encoding DUF7503 family protein codes for the protein MSEDNLKTYLANHPRMTGVLFTLLLLLTQAGNAAAGGAYVTAGP